The following nucleotide sequence is from Barnesiella viscericola DSM 18177.
TTGCTAATGCAAAATCATCACCTTTTCAACGAATATATAAAAAGCCGTCAATCGTCTTTAATATCATCTTTACAAAGATAAAGAATGAAGAAAATATCTGAAATTATTAACGTAAAACTTTATGTTTTAATTGCATTATTAGCCCTTTTTTATGGCTTTGCCTTTATCTTGTCCGACTTTTACGACTCACCTTTCGACAGTATATATGACTTGCTGATTCTCTCTTTACAATGGGCAGTGGTAGTTGCTGCTACCTTCGGATTTCTTTATCTCATCGTCCTCAACAAGTATGTTTTTGCCATACTCTTTCCCATACTTACCGTCAGTTGCAGCATTCTCGCTTACATGAGATATGCCCTGCAAATATCGCTCACCCCCATGCTCATCGACCTGGCTTTTGTTAATGATGCAAGAACCTGGTTTGAAAATTTCAATCTGCAATTACTCCTCTGGATTGTTTTTTCTTTGGCTATTTCAATAGGCTGTGTGTTCTACCGTTGGAAATACATCAAAGTTCAATACCCTGTTCTACACCTATTTATTGCCGTTTGCATCATTTTACTGACCAACAGCTGGTCATTCAAAAGACCTGTTTCACAACGCATTCCTTACGTTATTTATTATAGCATAAAAGATTACTTGGACAGTAGGAAGATTATACAAGAGAACCGAGAGACCTTCATAAAAAACGATGCTTATACCTCTGTCGACTCTCTTAACGTAGTACTTGTTCTGGGGGAATCATTACGTGCCGACCACCTTGCCTTGAACGGATACACGAGAAATACAACTCCCTTCCTGTCCCGTGATTCCAACGTTATATCCTACCCTCACATCTACACCATTCCATACTATACGCACACCAGCATTCCCCACCTGCTCACCCGGGCCGACAGCATTTCGCCCGACAGAGCCTATGAAGAGGAGTCGTTCATCTCTCTTTTCAAACAAGCCGGGTATAAAACCTGCTGGATTGCCAATCAAGAGTCGGTACCTACTTACGTCTATTTCATGAACGAATGCGATACACTCATTTATGTGAATGGAGGAAAATCACTTTATATCTTCGACAAATGGTTGGACGGTGATTTACTACCCGACTATCGAAATGCTCTCGATCCTGAAAATCCTAAAACACTCACCATTCTACACACCATAGGATCTCACTGGTGGTACAATGCACACTACCCCGATTCGTTTGAAATCTTCAAACCCGTGATAAAAAGTCGGGTAATAAAAACAAATACCCAGGAAGAGATGATCAACTCCTACGACAATACGATTCTTTACACCGACTTTGTCATTCACCAGTTTATCAATGAACTCAAAGAGCGATGTGCCATACTCTTCTACATCTCGGACCACGGAGAATCTTTGGGAGAAAATGGATATTATCTGCATGGAGAAGACCGCCCCGAATTACATAATCCGGCCTGTTTCATCTGGTACTCCACAGCCTATCAAAAAAGATTTCCCGAACGGATAGAACAGTTGAAACAACACCGAAACGACCGGTATCTGACCGATTTCCTATTTCATACAATTCTCGATGCGGCCAGCATCGAGACATCTTACAAGAACAAACAGTTAAGCCTTATCAATCCATAGCCGTATGAAACGATTCATCTGGATAGACTATGCCAAATCAATAGGTATATATTTTGTAGTATTGGGACATACCCATCTATATACTCCACTGAGCAATGTCATCTATACATGGCTCATGCCTGTATTTTTCTTCATATCGGGGTATCTCTTCTCTTTTGAAAAAACACTTCACTCAAAACTTTTGCCTGGAAAAGATTCAAAAGCCTGCTGATACCCTATCTTTGGATAAACTTAATCACCTATCTGTTCTGGCTTTTCGTAGGACGAAAATTTGGCGATGACTCCAACCTGGACATCTGCTGGTATTCCCCCCTCATCAATACGCTACTGGGAAACGGGAAACAGATGATACACAATATTCCCACGTGGTTCTACATCTGTCTGTACGGCCTGGAAATGTTTTATTACATATTCTTCAAGCACGTTAAAAAAAGATATATAGGACTAATTATCTTGATTATAGCAGGATATCTCAACTATACTTTCAACCCTTATGTATTACCTTTCAGTCTCAATACCGCACTGGTAGGCATGATATTCTATGGTTTCGGATATGAACTTAAAAATCGAAAATACATATTCAAATCCAACATCATCTACATCATATTCTCCCTATTACTGATCATCGTCGTAGCCCATTTCAACGGAAGAATAAACATGTATAAAAACTATTATGGCAATTATCCCCTTTTCCTGGTAGGAGCTTTCAGCGGAATCTACCTGATAGCCACTTTATCTACCTTATTATCAAATATCTTCAAAGAGAGAAAATGGATTACTTATGTTTCAAAAAATACAATTATAATCAGTGGATTTCACCTGCTCATGTTCTCTTTTATGAAAGGCTTCCTGGTATTTGTTCTACACATTCCCATTGCATTTCTCTATGAGAAAATACTTATCAATGTTCTTTTCGCAGCCGTGAGCCTCGTTTTATGCCTGCCTGTCGCTTACATAATCAACCGTTACGTTCCCTTTATCGTCGGAAAGAAAAAAAGCCCGCTACGGGGCTAATTTCAAGTCTTTATCTTGTCGAAACCTTCGCCATACACACCCACAACGTTCGATTGCGATATAAAGGCCTTGGGATCGATCGATTTGATCAACCGGAATATCTTGACCGACTCATTTCGCTTGGCCAGAATCATCAGCACCTTCTTGGGTTGCTTGGAATACCAGCCCATACCTTCTATCACGGTGACTCCACGATGTATATCCTGGTTGACGTGTGTGGCTATCTCTTCATACTTGTCCGACAAAATCAATATCTGCACCGACTGTCGCTTACCGTTGATGACCATATCCATCGTGTAGCTCATCACACCCATCACCACATAACCGAAAATCATCTTCTCTATGCTGTGAAACAGTACGTACGAGCTGGCGATAATCAGGAAGTCGATATACATCATCATCTTGGCAAACGAAATATTCTTGTATTTGTTGACAATGGCGGCTATGATATCGGTTCCTCCCGTACTGCCGTTCGATACAAAGACCAATCCTACCCCCACACCACACAAGATACCTCCGATAATGGCCGACATGAAAGGCTGCTCATCGATCAGTGGATTGGGTATGAACCGGGGTAATATTCCCAGGAAAAACGAACACATGAACACACTGAAAATCGTGCGTACAAAGAATTTCAACCCCAATATTTTGATAGCGGCCAACAGCAATACCACGTTAATGGTAAAATAAGAGGCCGATACCGGTATATTGGTTCCATAGTATATCAAGGCCGCTATACCGGTCACACCACCGGTAGTAATTTCGTTGGGCAGCAAAAATCCTACCCAACCCAGCGCATACAACAATAAGCCGAATATGATGACCATGTAGTCTTTTACGGCATACAACACACTGTTAAAAGGCAATCGCATACTACTACTCTTTTTCTATCTATGACTGTTATTTTTCAAGGTATTACTAAAAAAAGTATCCATGTTTGTGTCGTTCACAAACATGGATATTCTATCAAATCACTACGTTTACAATCTTGTTGGGTACCACGATAATCTTTTTGGGTGTTTTTCCTTCGAGCCATCGGGCCGACGATTCATGGTTAAGTACCATCTGCTCTATCTCCTCACGCGGAGTACCGGCTTTGATTTCGAGACTGAAACGGGCCTTGCCGTTGAACGAGATGGCATAGGTAACGACATCTTCTTTCAGATACTCTTCGTTCCACTCGGGCCACTGGGCATCGCATACCGTGTGGTCGTGACCCAACTCGTGCCACAACTCCTCGCTGATGTGCGGGGCAAAGGGTGCCAACAGAACTACAATCTTCTCGAGCATCTGCTTGTTGCGCGATTTGAGAGCCGTCAGTTCGTTTACACAAATCATGAAGGCACTTATCGAGGTGTTGTAGGAGAAGTTCTCCACGTCCCACGAAATCTTCTTGATGAGCTTGTGTACCGATTTCAACTCCTCCTTCGTAGGCTCACCCTCTTTTACAGCCAGACTGTTGCCCTGGTAGAAGAGATTCCACAGCTTTTTCAGGAAACGGTGCACACCGTCTATGCCGTTGGTATCCCACGGTTTGCTCTGTTCGATAGGTCCCAGGAACATTTCATACAGACGCAACGTATCGGCTCCGTATTTCTCGACAATATCGTCGGGGTTCACCACATTGAACATCGATTTCGACATCTTCTCCACAGCCCAGCCGCAGATGTATCGACCGTCGTCTTCCAAGATGAACTCGGCCGTAGCAAACTCGGGACGCCATTTCTTGAAGGCCTCTATATCGAGTACGTCGTTGCTCACGATGTTTACATCGACATGAATCGGAGTCGTATCATACTCCTTTTTCTTGTTGAGCGAAACAAACGTATTGGTGTCCTTGATACGATAGACAAAGTTGGAACGACCCTGTATCATACCCTGGTTTATCAGTTTCTTGAAGGGTTCGTCCTCGCAAACCACCCCTCTATCGAAGAGGAACTTGTTCCAGAAACGGCTGTAAATGAGGTGTCCCGTAGCGTGCTCGGTACCTCCTATGTAGAGGTCGACATTACGCCAGTACTCGTCGTTCTCCTTCGATACCAGAGCCTTGTCGTTGTGGGGGTCCATATAGCGCAAGTAGTAGGCCGACGACCCTGCGAAACCAGGCATCGTGCACAGTTCCAACGGATAGTGATCTTCCGTCTTCCAGTTCTTGGCGCGACCCAGCGGAGGTTCGCCGCTCTCGGTAGGCAGGAATTTGTCTACCTCGGGCAACTTCAACGGCAATTTGCTCTCGTCGAGCATATAAGGCATTCCATCTTTATAATAGACGGGGAAAGGTTCGCCCCAGTAACGCTGGCGGCTGAATATGGCATCGCGCAGACGATAGTTCACCTTCACACGACCTATCCCCTTCTCCTTGATAAATTTCTTGGTAGCAGCGATAGCCTCCTTGACCTCCATACCGTTCAGGTCGAGGCCGTTTCCACACGAGTTGATCATCTTACCCTCCTTGGCGTCGAAGCTCTCCTCCGATACATCGCAACCTTCGATCAACGGAATGATAGGCAGATTGAAATGTTTGGCAAAGGCATAGTCGCGACTGTCGTGAGCCGGCACGGCCATGATGGCACCCGTACCGTAACCGGCCAATACATAATCACTCACATAGATGGGAATGTGCTTGTTGTTGAGAGGATTGATGGCATAGGCTCCGGTAAACACACCCGTCACGCTGCGGTCCATGAGGCGCTCGCGCTCGGTGCGGTGCTTGATGCTGTCGAGGTATTGGTCAACCGCCTCTTTCTGTTCGGGGGTTACTACCTGCTTCACATATTCGCTCTCGGGAGCCAAAACCATGAAGGTGACACCAAATACGGTATCGGCACGTGTCGTAAAGATGGTAAATTCGACGTCCGAATCAACCACCTTGAACTGCATCTCAGCACCTTCCGAACGGCCTATCCAGTTCTTCTGTGTCTCTTTGAGCGAATCGGTCCAGTCTATTTTATCGAGTCCGTCGAGCAGACGTTGGGCATAGGCCGATACCCGAAGGCACCATTGACGCATCACCTTTTGCTCTACG
It contains:
- a CDS encoding YitT family protein, producing the protein MRLPFNSVLYAVKDYMVIIFGLLLYALGWVGFLLPNEITTGGVTGIAALIYYGTNIPVSASYFTINVVLLLAAIKILGLKFFVRTIFSVFMCSFFLGILPRFIPNPLIDEQPFMSAIIGGILCGVGVGLVFVSNGSTGGTDIIAAIVNKYKNISFAKMMMYIDFLIIASSYVLFHSIEKMIFGYVVMGVMSYTMDMVINGKRQSVQILILSDKYEEIATHVNQDIHRGVTVIEGMGWYSKQPKKVLMILAKRNESVKIFRLIKSIDPKAFISQSNVVGVYGEGFDKIKT
- the leuS gene encoding leucine--tRNA ligase, whose translation is MEYNFKEIEKKWQKYWKENHIYQVTENKEKPKYYVLDMFPYPSGAGLHVGHPLGYIASDIYSRYKRLKGFNVLHPMGYDAYGLPAEQYAIQTGQHPAITTEKNINRYREQLDKIGFCYDWSREIRTCDPKYYKWTQWAFIQMFNSYYDNDKQQARPVEELVKAFETRGTEGLNAACSEELSFTADEWKAKNEKEQQTVLMNYRIAYLGDTMVNWCPKLGTVLANDEVSEGVSIRGGYPVEQKVMRQWCLRVSAYAQRLLDGLDKIDWTDSLKETQKNWIGRSEGAEMQFKVVDSDVEFTIFTTRADTVFGVTFMVLAPESEYVKQVVTPEQKEAVDQYLDSIKHRTERERLMDRSVTGVFTGAYAINPLNNKHIPIYVSDYVLAGYGTGAIMAVPAHDSRDYAFAKHFNLPIIPLIEGCDVSEESFDAKEGKMINSCGNGLDLNGMEVKEAIAATKKFIKEKGIGRVKVNYRLRDAIFSRQRYWGEPFPVYYKDGMPYMLDESKLPLKLPEVDKFLPTESGEPPLGRAKNWKTEDHYPLELCTMPGFAGSSAYYLRYMDPHNDKALVSKENDEYWRNVDLYIGGTEHATGHLIYSRFWNKFLFDRGVVCEDEPFKKLINQGMIQGRSNFVYRIKDTNTFVSLNKKKEYDTTPIHVDVNIVSNDVLDIEAFKKWRPEFATAEFILEDDGRYICGWAVEKMSKSMFNVVNPDDIVEKYGADTLRLYEMFLGPIEQSKPWDTNGIDGVHRFLKKLWNLFYQGNSLAVKEGEPTKEELKSVHKLIKKISWDVENFSYNTSISAFMICVNELTALKSRNKQMLEKIVVLLAPFAPHISEELWHELGHDHTVCDAQWPEWNEEYLKEDVVTYAISFNGKARFSLEIKAGTPREEIEQMVLNHESSARWLEGKTPKKIIVVPNKIVNVVI
- a CDS encoding phosphoethanolamine transferase, which encodes MKKISEIINVKLYVLIALLALFYGFAFILSDFYDSPFDSIYDLLILSLQWAVVVAATFGFLYLIVLNKYVFAILFPILTVSCSILAYMRYALQISLTPMLIDLAFVNDARTWFENFNLQLLLWIVFSLAISIGCVFYRWKYIKVQYPVLHLFIAVCIILLTNSWSFKRPVSQRIPYVIYYSIKDYLDSRKIIQENRETFIKNDAYTSVDSLNVVLVLGESLRADHLALNGYTRNTTPFLSRDSNVISYPHIYTIPYYTHTSIPHLLTRADSISPDRAYEEESFISLFKQAGYKTCWIANQESVPTYVYFMNECDTLIYVNGGKSLYIFDKWLDGDLLPDYRNALDPENPKTLTILHTIGSHWWYNAHYPDSFEIFKPVIKSRVIKTNTQEEMINSYDNTILYTDFVIHQFINELKERCAILFYISDHGESLGENGYYLHGEDRPELHNPACFIWYSTAYQKRFPERIEQLKQHRNDRYLTDFLFHTILDAASIETSYKNKQLSLINP